A region of Chelonoidis abingdonii isolate Lonesome George chromosome 8, CheloAbing_2.0, whole genome shotgun sequence DNA encodes the following proteins:
- the C8H8orf48 gene encoding uncharacterized protein C8orf48 homolog: MESGQSCSTPLSDCFEDTFESFSEEEEEEACRRYESELFESYCSTEELEWPAAVSDISESVWQTVSQDDEGDQALLSDSEMIKKELTGKWISCLKNKEDNLKQGKSIIKTHTEITEVSDEELDALQSFCAIKINQIHCQLNSKQSNSSKLKDLQHGFTSEKPVTGDLNCTIPDQLVNRIHLKNISETMKQVKETKLHQPSQCHDCKKKLTELAKITFLRQKKTLVENALFQDKLEEQIYVKDSLTLIGEIHKNLPKLSEDPRIIWQRLNEKGQKV; this comes from the exons ATGGAATCAGGCCAGAGTTGTAGCACTCCTCTTTCAGACTGTTTTGAGGATACATTTGAATCcttcagtgaggaggaggaggaggaagcctgCAGGCGATATGAGAGTGAACTGTTTGAATCTTATTGTTCCACAGAGGAGTTGGAgtggcctgctgctgtgtcagatATATCTGAAAGCGTATGGCAGACAGTAAGCCAGGATGATGAAG GTGATCAGGCTTTGTTGTCAGACTCTGAAATGATAAAAAAAGAGTTGACTGGAAAATGGATCAGCTGTCTCAAAAATAAAGAAGATAACCTTAAGCAAGGCAAATCTATCATCAAAACACACACAG AAATCACTGAAGTATCAGATGAAGAATTGGATGCTCTGCAGTCTTTTTGTGCCATTAAGATAAACCAGATCCATTGTCAGTTGAACTCTAAGCAATCAAACAGCAGCAAACTTAAAGATCTGCAGCATGGATTTACTTCAGAGAAGCCAGTGACAGGTGACTTGAACTGTACTATTCCTGATCAGCTAGTGAACAGAATCCATCTGAAAAATATCAGTGAAACAATGAAACAG gtgaaagaaactaAACTACACCAGCCTTCACAATGCCATGATTGTAAGAAAAAATTGACAGAACTGGCCAAGATTACCTTTCTCAGACAAAAGAAGACTTTAGTGGAGAATGCTTTATTCCAAGATAAATTAGAAGAACAGATTTATGTCAAA gacTCGCTCACACTCATAGGAGAAATACACAAAAACCTCCCCAAGCTTTCAGAGGATCCAAGGATTATATGGCAAAGACTGAATGAGaaaggtcagaaagtgtag